A genomic region of Populus nigra chromosome 11, ddPopNigr1.1, whole genome shotgun sequence contains the following coding sequences:
- the LOC133706306 gene encoding probable terpene synthase 6, with protein sequence METQAHLTASSNRQNNSRPEANFPPSLWGCSFASFSFPQAEFESYSRKVEVLKENVKDMLMASKKDTVEHIEFINQLCRLGVSYHFDDEIENSLKEIFDDLPNLLEKHDFDLYTVSLLFRVFRQHGFKMPCVVFDKFKDTNGEFKKTIINDAQGILGLYEASFLSVHGEQVLDEALVFTKANLESSAMQSSPRLADHIRNALIRPFHKGVPRIEARKYISFYEEDESRNDTLLKFAKIDFNRVQVLHQQELSILSRWWNDLNFAEEFPYARDRIVEIYFWANGVHFEPQYAFSRMMVTKYTKIVSLVDDTYDACASFEEIQHFTNAIERCSMNAIDQLPADYMKVLYRALLNLFNETENDMRKQGRSYASYYVKDAFKELVRGYHAEAEWADKCHVPTFDEYVRNGLATSAYGVIMAASFLGMEEVAGGEEYEWLKSNPKIIKAGKMIGRLMNDIVGHEDEQKRGDCASGVECYMKQYDVSEKKAIEEIQKMDVNAWKDINEDCMRPTNAPMLLLQHFVNLIRVTDVVYGNDDDAYTIPSSLKDYVTLLYIEQLPLYE encoded by the exons atggaaacccAAGCACATTTAACAGCAAGCAGTAATCGCCAAAACAATTCTCGTCCAGAGGCAAATTTCCCACCAAGCTTGTGGGGTTGTAGCTTCGCTTCATTTTCCTTCCCACAAGCG GAATTCGAGTCATACAGCCGAAAAGTAGAAGTGTTGAAGGAAAATGTGAAGGACATGCTGATGGCATCCAAAAAGGATACAGTGGAACATATTGAATTCATTAATCAGTTATGTCGGCTTGGTGTGTCATATCATTTTGACGACGAGATTGAAAACAGCCTTAAAGAAATTTTTGATGACCTTCCTAATCTTCTTGAGAAGCATGACTTTGATCTCTACACTGTGTCACTTCTATTTCGAGTATTCAGACAGCATGGATTCAAAATGCCTTGCG TTGTGTTCGACAAGTTCAAGGACACCAATGGAGAGTTTAAGAAAACAATCATCAACGATGCTCAAGGCATCCTGGGCTTGTATGAAGCTTCATTTTTAAGTGTGCATGGAGAACAGGTACTGGATGAAGCCCTTGTGTTCACAAAGGCAAACCTGGAGTCTTCGGCTATGCAATCAAGCCCACGTCTAGCAGACCATATTAGGAATGCTTTGATCCGGCCCTTTCACAAAGGCGTACCAAGAATAGAGGCTAGAAAATACATCTCTTTCTACGAAGAAGACGAGTCTCGGAATGACACTCTACTCAAGTTTGCCAAGATAGATTTCAATCGAGTTCAGGTACTGCATCAACAAGAGCTATCCATTCTCTCGAG GTGGTggaatgatttaaattttgctGAGGAGTTTCCTTATGCAAGAGATAGAATTGTAGAGATCTATTTCTGGGCAAATGGAGTCCATTTCGAGCCTCAATATGCTTTCTCTCGGATGATGGTCACGAAATATACAAAAATTGTATCACTGGTAGATGATACATATGATGCATGTGCATCTTTTGAAGAAATACAACATTTTACTAATGCAATTGAAAG ATGCAGCATGAATGCTATTGATCAACTACCTGCCGATTACATGAAAGTTCTTTATAGAGCTCTTCTGAATCTTTTCAACGAAACTGAGAATGATATGAGAAAGCAAGGAAGATCCTATGCCTCATATTATGTGAAGGATGCA TTCAAAGAATTGGTGAGAGGCTACCATGCGGAGGCGGAGTGGGCAGATAAATGCCATGTCCCAACATTCGATGAGTATGTGCGCAATGGATTAGCCACAAGTGCTTATGGGGTAATTATGGCAGCATCCTTCCTTGGAATGGAAGAAGTTGCAGGAGGGGAGGAGTATGAATGGCTAAAAAGtaatccaaaaattattaagGCTGGAAAGATGATCGGTCGTTTGATGAATGACATTGTGGGCCACGAG GATGAACAAAAGAGAGGAGACTGCGCCTCCGGTGTTGAATGCTATATGAAACAATATGATGTATCGGAGAAGAAAGCAATTGAAGAGATACAAAAGATGGACGTTAATGCGTGGAAGGATATCAATGAAGATTGCATGAGGCCAACTAATGCTCCAATGCTTCTCCTTCAACATTTTGTTAATCTTATTCGAGTTACAGATGTTGTTTACGGGAATGATGACGATGCCTACACAATTCCatcaagtttaaaagattatgtcACTTTATTATATATTGAGCAACTGCCTCTGTATGAATAA